In Luteitalea sp. TBR-22, one genomic interval encodes:
- a CDS encoding glycosyltransferase, translating into MTSAASRLRVVVSGYIGLLPAGGVAWDYAQYVLALRALGHDARYIEDTRLWPVYGARGTTAPDCSATVRSLAEVMRGFGLEDEWAYRDEITGAWFGADASAVSGWIAGADVLLNVSCATPVRDAYLDIPVRVMIDSDPMFTQIQCHQAEGFTPGDNGMRAAMAVHTHHFTFGERVGAADCRMPETGVDWRPTRQPICLDRWTAPPPDAVDGRSLTTVMNWSAGRPLNFDGETWGQKDVEFLKVLDLPRRCPEVSFSVAIGQTGGADFPAERLRAAGWRVLDPSRVASSVGDYRDFIMRSLGECSVAKQTYVKARTGWFSCRSACYLAAGRPVITQDTGWSHVLPSGEGLLAFDDIAGAADAVDRLLSDPVRHGRRAREIADACFDGRKVIGRLLADVDGTRPTVAGVPRRSHD; encoded by the coding sequence ATGACTAGCGCCGCTTCGCGCCTGCGGGTCGTCGTGTCGGGCTACATCGGCCTGCTGCCCGCCGGCGGCGTGGCCTGGGACTATGCGCAGTACGTGCTGGCCCTGCGTGCGCTCGGGCACGACGCCCGGTACATCGAGGACACGCGCCTGTGGCCCGTCTACGGGGCCAGGGGGACCACGGCGCCGGACTGCTCGGCGACCGTGCGCTCCCTGGCCGAGGTGATGCGAGGCTTCGGGCTCGAGGACGAGTGGGCCTATCGCGACGAGATCACCGGCGCGTGGTTCGGCGCAGACGCGAGTGCCGTGTCCGGCTGGATCGCTGGCGCCGACGTCCTGCTCAACGTCTCGTGCGCCACGCCCGTGCGCGACGCGTACCTCGACATCCCGGTTCGGGTGATGATCGACTCCGACCCGATGTTCACGCAGATCCAGTGCCATCAGGCGGAGGGTTTCACGCCGGGCGACAACGGCATGCGCGCAGCCATGGCCGTGCACACGCATCACTTCACGTTCGGCGAGCGGGTCGGCGCCGCCGACTGCCGGATGCCGGAGACCGGCGTCGACTGGCGCCCCACGCGCCAGCCGATCTGCCTCGATCGCTGGACGGCCCCACCACCAGATGCCGTCGACGGCAGGTCCCTGACGACCGTCATGAACTGGAGTGCGGGCCGGCCGCTCAACTTCGACGGAGAAACATGGGGGCAGAAGGACGTCGAGTTCCTGAAGGTGCTCGACCTGCCGCGCCGCTGCCCGGAGGTCTCGTTCTCCGTCGCGATCGGACAGACCGGCGGCGCCGACTTCCCTGCGGAGCGACTCCGGGCCGCCGGGTGGCGCGTCCTGGATCCTTCGCGCGTCGCCTCCAGCGTCGGAGACTACCGCGACTTCATCATGCGGTCGCTGGGCGAGTGTTCAGTGGCCAAGCAGACCTACGTGAAGGCCCGCACGGGCTGGTTCTCGTGCCGATCCGCGTGCTACCTCGCGGCCGGCCGTCCGGTCATCACGCAGGATACCGGGTGGAGTCACGTCCTTCCCTCGGGTGAGGGACTGCTGGCATTCGACGACATCGCCGGCGCCGCCGATGCCGTCGACCGCCTGTTGTCCGATCCGGTGCGGCACGGCCGTCGCGCCCGCGAGATCGCAGACGCCTGCTTCGACGGCCGCAAGGTGATCGGCCGGTTGCTCGCCGACGTGGACGGCACACGGCCGACGGTTGCCGGCGTCCCGAGGAGATCCCATGACTGA
- a CDS encoding glycosyltransferase: MSTSHPELSGARAPAAERRLHARVVPPDFRDGADRHDRLEVRGKYLYAGPRKCFLRGVTYGTFRPDPDGHEFADRARVADDFARMATHGFNAVRTYTVPPRWMLDMAFEAGVRLMVGIPWEQHITFLDDARRVRVIEDRVRTAVACCAGHPAVACFAVGNEIPSSIVRFHGARRVEKFLDRLYRAAKTEDSGALVTYVNFPSTEYLELSADLLACNVYLESQDRLEAYLARIQNLAGERPVVMAEIGLDSQRHGEARQAEVLDWQVRTARLAGCAGAFVFAWTDEWHRGGHDITDWDFGLTDRERRPKAALAAVQAAFDDPLVASSDECPRVSVVVCSFNGARTIEDTCRGLLALDYPHFEVIVVDDGSTDRTASIAERYGLRVIRTVNQGLSAARNVGWQAANGSIVAYIDDDAYPDRDWLMHLAATFARTTHAALGGPNIAPRHDPLLAQCVANAPGGPVHVLLDDRVAEHVPGCNLAVRRSVLEAIGGFDTQFRVAGDDVDLCWRIQERGWTVGFVPGAMVWHHRRASLRAYWRQQKGYGKAEALLERKWPEKYNTLGHVTWHGRLYGRGLLHVFGSQRQRIYYGIWGSAPFQRVYDSGRSGGLEITATPEWHLLTIAMLVMMLWGSQWLPLWVCAALGLAVLVPPVLHAGLSARRAQFSVPIGAARRWALHAVVAWLYLIQPVARLRGRVQHGLTPWRWTKELRGLALPLPRRFSLWSETWRGPDRWLDEIEWWLWEGGAIVHRGDEFQRVDLEVRGGMFGRVRFLLAIEEHGAGRQYLRLAVTPALSHALSRVMGLLGVLLAAAHWLAAPLPVSLALWALVLLTMLRAVQETAMSMGSAVRILRKLQFEAQE, translated from the coding sequence ATGTCGACCTCGCACCCCGAACTGTCGGGCGCCCGCGCACCCGCCGCCGAACGGCGGCTTCACGCGCGTGTCGTGCCGCCCGACTTCAGGGACGGCGCCGATCGACACGACCGCCTCGAAGTACGGGGCAAGTACCTCTACGCCGGTCCTCGCAAGTGTTTCCTGCGCGGCGTCACCTACGGGACGTTCCGCCCCGACCCCGACGGCCACGAGTTCGCCGATCGGGCTCGCGTCGCGGACGACTTCGCCCGCATGGCGACCCACGGGTTCAACGCGGTCCGCACGTACACGGTGCCACCACGCTGGATGCTCGACATGGCGTTCGAGGCGGGCGTGAGGCTGATGGTCGGCATCCCGTGGGAACAGCACATCACCTTCCTCGACGATGCCAGGCGCGTGCGCGTCATCGAGGATCGCGTGCGGACGGCCGTGGCCTGCTGCGCGGGCCATCCGGCGGTGGCCTGCTTCGCCGTCGGCAACGAGATCCCATCGTCGATCGTGCGGTTCCACGGCGCCAGGCGCGTCGAGAAGTTCCTCGACCGCCTCTACCGCGCCGCCAAGACCGAGGACTCGGGCGCTCTGGTCACCTACGTCAACTTCCCGTCCACCGAGTACCTCGAGCTGTCGGCCGATCTGCTGGCGTGCAACGTGTACCTGGAGTCACAGGATCGACTCGAGGCGTACCTGGCACGCATCCAGAACCTCGCCGGCGAACGCCCGGTGGTGATGGCCGAGATCGGCCTCGACAGCCAGCGCCATGGCGAGGCGCGCCAGGCCGAGGTGCTCGACTGGCAGGTCCGCACGGCCCGACTCGCGGGCTGCGCTGGCGCCTTCGTGTTCGCCTGGACCGACGAGTGGCACCGGGGTGGCCACGACATCACGGACTGGGACTTCGGCCTGACCGATCGGGAACGCAGGCCGAAAGCGGCGCTGGCTGCCGTCCAGGCGGCCTTCGACGATCCCCTCGTGGCCTCGAGCGACGAGTGCCCCCGGGTGTCGGTGGTGGTCTGCAGTTTCAATGGCGCACGCACCATCGAGGACACATGTCGCGGCCTGTTGGCGCTGGACTACCCGCACTTCGAGGTGATCGTCGTCGATGACGGGTCCACCGACCGCACGGCGAGCATCGCGGAGCGGTACGGGCTGCGGGTGATCCGCACGGTGAACCAGGGCCTCAGTGCCGCCCGCAACGTCGGCTGGCAGGCCGCCAACGGCAGCATCGTGGCCTACATCGACGATGACGCGTATCCCGATCGTGACTGGTTGATGCACCTGGCCGCGACCTTCGCACGGACCACGCACGCCGCCCTCGGCGGTCCCAACATCGCGCCGCGCCATGACCCCCTCCTGGCACAGTGCGTGGCCAACGCGCCCGGCGGGCCCGTACACGTCCTGCTCGACGACCGCGTGGCCGAGCACGTGCCCGGGTGCAACCTCGCCGTCCGACGCAGCGTGCTCGAGGCCATCGGAGGCTTCGACACGCAGTTCCGCGTGGCCGGCGACGACGTGGACCTGTGCTGGCGCATCCAGGAGCGTGGTTGGACGGTGGGGTTCGTGCCCGGCGCGATGGTGTGGCACCACCGCCGCGCCTCGTTGCGGGCCTACTGGCGGCAGCAGAAGGGGTATGGCAAGGCCGAGGCGCTCCTCGAACGCAAGTGGCCGGAGAAATACAACACGCTCGGCCACGTGACCTGGCATGGCCGGCTGTACGGCCGTGGCCTGCTACACGTGTTCGGCAGCCAGCGTCAGCGGATCTACTACGGCATCTGGGGCAGCGCCCCGTTCCAGCGCGTGTACGACAGCGGCAGGTCCGGAGGGCTCGAGATCACGGCCACGCCCGAGTGGCACCTGCTGACCATCGCCATGCTGGTGATGATGCTGTGGGGATCGCAGTGGCTGCCGCTGTGGGTGTGCGCCGCGCTCGGGCTCGCAGTGCTCGTGCCGCCGGTCCTGCATGCCGGGTTGAGCGCGCGACGCGCGCAGTTCAGCGTCCCGATCGGCGCCGCCCGGCGGTGGGCCCTGCATGCGGTGGTGGCGTGGCTGTACCTGATCCAGCCGGTGGCGCGGCTGCGCGGTCGCGTGCAGCACGGCCTCACGCCATGGCGGTGGACGAAGGAACTGCGCGGGCTCGCGCTGCCGCTGCCGCGGCGATTCTCCCTGTGGTCGGAGACCTGGCGCGGGCCCGACCGCTGGCTCGACGAGATCGAGTGGTGGCTGTGGGAGGGCGGCGCGATCGTGCATCGCGGCGACGAGTTCCAGCGGGTCGATCTCGAGGTGCGCGGCGGCATGTTCGGCCGCGTGCGCTTCCTCCTCGCCATCGAGGAGCACGGCGCCGGCCGGCAGTACCTTCGCCTGGCGGTGACACCAGCCCTCTCGCACGCCCTGTCGCGCGTAATGGGCCTGCTCGGCGTGCTGCTGGCCGCAGCGCACTGGCTGGCCGCACCGCTGCCCGTGTCCCTCGCGCTCTGGGCCCTCGTGCTGCTGACGATGCTCCGGGCCGTCCAGGAGACGGCGATGTCGATGGGCTCTGCGGTCCGCATCCTCCGCAAGCTGCAGTTCGAGGCGCAGGAGTGA
- a CDS encoding CocE/NonD family hydrolase produces MRLFRPGLRRFSFALAAGCIAATALLPAQQGTLSPAEQQRRRDLEKELQSIAVVERKVMMPMRDGVRLATDIYRPKDATGPVPVVFSKTPYNFNHWDVRNRVPADMSTPIAAVKRGYAYVVQNERGHFFSEGNYDILGAPVTDGYDAMEWLTKQPWSNGKVGTTGCSSTAEWQPAVAALGHPGFAAMNVQGFGAGVGRVGPYFEQGNWYRGGAIQMLFITWLYGEQNQVRPQFPKDTPREDLVEAARLFDLAPQMPPVDWDKVLWTLPSQDIMKAANGPRGIFADAMPVPTGGAMVRRTPNDPAWYKGGLWHDDKPLNLPGLWFMSWYDVSVGPNLAMYNHVRATAKPEIADQQWAIIAPVGHCSYTRASADTVVGERSMGDARLDYNDIVYGFFDRFVKGVPSPRLEKLPRVTYFRMGDNTWQTSDTWPPKGARPTTFFLSSGGKANSLYGDGVLAAAAPATDAPDAFTYDPMNPVRSYGGNVCCTGTAITAGSFDQRRMEARHDILVYTSEPFAEGTEISGPITPTLYVSSDAKDTDFTVKVLDVYPDGRAYNLDESIQRMRWREGYTGAPVWMEKGKVYKVTLQPLTTSNWFAAGHRLRIEVSSSNFPRFDRNMNTGGNNYDEATGVVARNVVHHSTQYPSSVTVTVVPRR; encoded by the coding sequence ATGCGCCTGTTCCGACCCGGACTCCGTCGCTTTTCGTTCGCCCTTGCCGCCGGCTGCATCGCGGCCACCGCCCTGCTGCCCGCCCAACAGGGCACGCTCTCGCCCGCCGAACAGCAGCGACGCCGCGACCTCGAGAAGGAGCTGCAGTCGATCGCGGTCGTCGAGCGCAAGGTGATGATGCCGATGCGCGACGGCGTCCGCCTGGCCACCGACATCTACCGGCCCAAGGACGCGACCGGCCCGGTGCCCGTCGTCTTCTCCAAGACGCCCTACAACTTCAACCACTGGGACGTGCGCAACCGCGTGCCGGCCGACATGTCCACGCCAATCGCGGCCGTCAAGCGGGGCTACGCGTACGTCGTGCAGAACGAGCGCGGGCACTTCTTCTCCGAGGGCAACTACGACATCCTGGGCGCGCCGGTCACCGACGGGTACGACGCGATGGAGTGGCTCACGAAGCAGCCCTGGTCCAACGGCAAGGTCGGCACCACCGGCTGCTCCTCGACGGCAGAGTGGCAGCCCGCGGTCGCCGCGCTCGGGCATCCCGGGTTCGCCGCCATGAACGTGCAGGGCTTCGGCGCCGGCGTCGGCCGTGTGGGGCCGTACTTCGAGCAGGGCAACTGGTACCGCGGCGGCGCGATACAGATGCTCTTCATCACCTGGCTCTACGGCGAGCAGAACCAGGTGCGGCCGCAGTTCCCGAAGGACACGCCGCGCGAGGACCTGGTGGAGGCGGCGCGCCTGTTCGACCTGGCGCCGCAGATGCCGCCGGTCGACTGGGACAAGGTGCTGTGGACGTTGCCGTCGCAGGACATCATGAAGGCCGCCAACGGCCCGCGCGGCATCTTTGCAGACGCGATGCCCGTGCCCACCGGCGGCGCCATGGTGCGCCGCACGCCCAACGATCCGGCCTGGTACAAGGGCGGCCTCTGGCACGACGACAAGCCGCTGAACCTGCCCGGCCTCTGGTTCATGTCCTGGTACGACGTCTCTGTGGGGCCCAACCTCGCGATGTACAACCACGTGCGCGCGACCGCGAAGCCGGAGATTGCCGATCAGCAGTGGGCCATCATCGCGCCGGTCGGGCACTGCTCCTACACCCGCGCCTCGGCCGACACGGTGGTCGGTGAGCGCAGCATGGGCGACGCCCGCCTCGACTACAACGACATCGTGTACGGCTTCTTCGATCGGTTCGTGAAGGGCGTCCCCTCGCCGCGTCTCGAGAAGTTGCCCCGCGTGACCTATTTCCGCATGGGCGACAACACCTGGCAGACGTCGGACACGTGGCCGCCGAAGGGCGCGCGCCCGACGACGTTCTTCCTGTCCAGCGGCGGCAAGGCCAACTCGCTGTACGGCGATGGCGTGCTCGCGGCGGCCGCGCCTGCCACCGACGCGCCGGACGCCTTCACCTACGATCCGATGAACCCCGTGCGCTCGTACGGCGGGAACGTGTGCTGCACGGGCACCGCCATCACGGCCGGCTCGTTCGACCAGCGTCGGATGGAGGCCCGTCACGACATCCTCGTGTACACGAGCGAGCCCTTCGCCGAAGGCACCGAGATCAGCGGCCCGATCACGCCGACCCTGTACGTGTCGTCGGACGCGAAGGACACCGACTTCACGGTGAAGGTGCTCGACGTCTACCCGGACGGCCGCGCCTACAACCTCGACGAGTCGATCCAGCGCATGCGCTGGCGCGAGGGCTACACGGGCGCGCCGGTGTGGATGGAGAAGGGCAAGGTCTACAAGGTCACGCTGCAGCCACTGACGACGAGCAACTGGTTCGCGGCGGGACACCGGCTGCGCATCGAGGTGTCGAGCAGCAACTTCCCGCGTTTCGATCGCAACATGAACACGGGTGGCAACAACTACGACGAGGCCACTGGCGTGGTCGCCCGCAACGTCGTACACCACTCGACACAGTACCCGTCGAGCGTGACGGTGACGGTGGTGCCTCGGAGGTAG
- a CDS encoding PmoA family protein — protein MSQLRASFTSLVLTVMVLGMTPTPTHAQVAITATADQVTVDIDGKPFTVFHTGGPTLNRVYLHPLRAATGTVVNRSFPAGQLPGETTDHPHHAGLFYGHGDVNGFNFWAIQNVATRVGEPAADPTRPLPGSAGPAPTDATLGRIVPKGPVKVSSGKQVGTIDVVLSWNKPDGAPLLTETRRMTFHAHPTLRIVDVDIDLQAIERAQFRDTKEGTFALRVATALEEPPKVAKAGAPVRTGRLRNAEGGEGEAQVWGKRSAWVDYAGRIGEEPVGIVLMDHPSNPRHPTYWHSRGYGLHAINPFGLHDFLNDPKADGSMTLEPGQHARFRYRMVIHPGLAPEKLAALYKDWAATR, from the coding sequence ATGTCCCAACTTCGCGCGTCCTTCACGTCGCTGGTCCTCACGGTCATGGTGCTCGGCATGACACCCACGCCCACTCACGCCCAGGTCGCCATCACCGCGACGGCCGACCAGGTGACCGTCGACATCGACGGCAAGCCGTTCACCGTCTTCCACACCGGCGGGCCGACGCTCAACCGCGTGTACCTGCACCCGCTGCGGGCGGCGACCGGCACGGTGGTGAACCGGTCGTTCCCGGCCGGCCAGCTCCCCGGCGAGACCACCGACCACCCGCACCACGCCGGGCTGTTCTACGGCCACGGCGACGTGAACGGGTTCAATTTCTGGGCGATCCAGAACGTCGCGACGCGCGTCGGCGAGCCAGCGGCCGACCCCACCCGCCCGCTGCCCGGCAGCGCTGGGCCGGCGCCGACCGATGCCACGCTGGGGCGCATCGTGCCCAAGGGGCCGGTCAAGGTGTCCAGCGGCAAGCAGGTGGGCACGATCGACGTCGTGCTGTCGTGGAACAAGCCCGACGGGGCGCCGCTGCTCACCGAAACGCGGCGCATGACCTTCCATGCCCATCCGACGCTCCGCATCGTCGACGTCGACATCGATCTGCAGGCGATCGAGCGCGCGCAGTTCCGCGACACGAAGGAAGGCACGTTCGCGCTGCGCGTCGCCACGGCGCTCGAGGAGCCGCCGAAGGTGGCCAAGGCGGGGGCCCCGGTCCGCACGGGACGGCTCCGCAATGCCGAGGGCGGGGAGGGCGAGGCCCAGGTGTGGGGCAAGCGGTCGGCGTGGGTGGACTACGCCGGGCGCATCGGCGAGGAACCGGTGGGCATCGTGCTGATGGACCACCCGTCCAACCCGCGCCACCCGACCTACTGGCACTCGCGCGGCTACGGGCTGCACGCCATCAACCCGTTCGGCCTGCACGACTTCCTGAACGATCCGAAGGCCGACGGCTCGATGACGCTCGAGCCGGGGCAGCACGCGCGCTTCCGCTACCGCATGGTGATCCATCCCGGCCTTGCGCCCGAGAAGCTGGCGGCGCTGTACAAGGACTGGGCCGCGACGCGGTGA
- a CDS encoding SGNH/GDSL hydrolase family protein produces the protein MSLAPIVRPLAAAFLLVVSLAHPTQAQPAPRHDALYVFGDSLADVGNVWRTAQLLGITPAPPPSTSPNLTYFRGRFSNGPVAVEYLWQRLSGHAPGSAGGLRPWITNPIATTAALDFAFGGTGTPDMDQTPGGLYAPGLKGQVELFRVAMAGRTPSRRALYVISTGANDYRADAYNVPMAPQAVVANIAESITRLYRLGAREFVILTLPDLGALPYLSPEQRAQGSAVTAGHNALLAQAVAGLRTQLSKATLRLVDANVVFTDLRGRMNADVPALDTLLLPIDATTPMSACLFVDVTACRDVPDGVFDVGGLFLFWDVVHPTTDAHRALADYMYEQLR, from the coding sequence ATGTCCCTCGCCCCGATCGTCCGGCCACTGGCCGCGGCGTTCCTTCTCGTGGTGTCACTGGCCCACCCGACCCAGGCGCAGCCGGCGCCGCGTCACGACGCCCTCTACGTGTTCGGCGACAGCCTCGCCGACGTCGGCAACGTGTGGCGCACCGCGCAACTGCTGGGCATCACGCCGGCGCCGCCGCCCTCGACCTCGCCCAACCTGACCTACTTCCGGGGGCGCTTCAGCAACGGGCCGGTGGCTGTCGAGTACCTGTGGCAGCGCCTGAGCGGCCACGCCCCTGGCAGCGCCGGGGGCCTTCGCCCGTGGATCACCAACCCCATCGCGACGACGGCGGCGCTCGACTTCGCATTCGGCGGAACCGGCACGCCCGACATGGACCAGACGCCGGGCGGGCTCTACGCGCCAGGCCTGAAGGGGCAGGTCGAGCTGTTCCGGGTGGCGATGGCCGGCCGCACGCCCAGTCGTCGGGCGCTGTACGTGATCAGCACGGGCGCCAACGACTATCGGGCCGACGCCTACAACGTGCCCATGGCGCCGCAGGCGGTGGTGGCCAACATCGCCGAGTCGATCACCCGGCTGTATCGACTGGGCGCGCGCGAGTTCGTGATCCTCACGTTGCCCGACCTCGGCGCCCTGCCGTACCTGTCCCCCGAGCAGCGGGCGCAGGGCAGCGCCGTGACCGCGGGGCACAACGCGCTGCTGGCGCAGGCGGTGGCCGGCCTCCGGACGCAGTTGTCCAAGGCGACGCTCCGCCTCGTCGATGCCAACGTCGTGTTCACGGATCTGCGCGGCCGCATGAACGCCGACGTGCCGGCACTCGACACGCTGCTGCTGCCCATCGATGCGACGACGCCGATGTCGGCGTGCCTGTTCGTCGACGTCACTGCCTGCCGCGACGTCCCTGACGGGGTGTTCGACGTCGGCGGATTGTTCCTCTTCTGGGACGTCGTGCATCCGACCACCGACGCGCATCGCGCCCTCGCCGACTACATGTACGAGCAGCTGCGGTAG
- the tilS gene encoding tRNA lysidine(34) synthetase TilS, giving the protein MTRFPTRVWATITRHAMLAEGDRVLVAVSGGADSVALLHVLATLVPRAGARLAGVVHVHHGLRGPEADADAAFCERLAADLGVPFDLVPVDVSGEARRRRWSIERTAHLLRHAAYRQAARTRMATRIALGHTLDDQAETVVLRFLRGAGTRGLSGMWPVHGLVVRPLLEVRRADVEHYVATRGLTWRDDASNRDTAIARNRVRHELLPALTSVAGASLPERLARQADAWRDDEQWLAACAAVEVPSVLTPDADGGWWLDIARLADVPPMLRRRVRLAALEQVLPRGRVTLALVNALERVERSAEGRTARLGGLDVRRQGRRLRIVAAGSGDIPRPSRKGRTHRERSASSGSGRGELVERVVAVPGTLEVEDAGICMVASVLRREAWEADAGPLAPGTWAVALDADRVGTIIRVRGRRPGDRMRPVGAPGSQKIQDLMVNRKVPRRERDRVPVVTTELGQIAWVVGLAVGEEFAVQPHTTAVLLLQATRSGGKA; this is encoded by the coding sequence ATGACCAGGTTTCCGACCCGTGTCTGGGCGACCATCACGCGCCACGCCATGCTTGCCGAGGGCGACCGCGTGCTCGTCGCGGTGTCCGGCGGCGCCGATTCCGTGGCGTTGCTGCACGTCCTGGCTACGCTCGTGCCGCGGGCCGGCGCCCGTCTGGCTGGCGTGGTCCACGTCCACCACGGCCTGAGGGGGCCCGAGGCGGACGCCGACGCGGCGTTCTGCGAGCGGCTGGCGGCCGACCTTGGCGTCCCGTTCGATCTCGTCCCGGTCGACGTCAGCGGGGAAGCCCGACGACGGCGCTGGTCCATCGAGCGGACCGCCCACCTCCTTCGTCACGCCGCCTACCGGCAGGCAGCGCGCACGCGCATGGCGACCCGCATCGCCCTGGGGCACACCCTCGACGACCAGGCGGAGACGGTGGTCCTCCGCTTCCTGCGAGGCGCCGGGACCCGCGGCTTGTCCGGCATGTGGCCCGTCCATGGCCTCGTGGTGCGTCCCCTCCTCGAGGTGCGCCGGGCAGACGTGGAACATTACGTCGCCACACGGGGTCTCACATGGAGGGACGACGCGTCCAACCGCGATACCGCGATTGCGCGCAACCGGGTGCGTCACGAGTTGCTGCCGGCCTTGACGAGCGTCGCCGGCGCGTCCCTGCCCGAACGGCTGGCGCGGCAGGCCGACGCGTGGCGCGACGATGAACAGTGGCTGGCGGCGTGCGCGGCGGTGGAAGTGCCGTCGGTCCTGACGCCCGACGCCGACGGCGGCTGGTGGCTCGACATCGCACGGCTGGCCGACGTGCCGCCGATGCTCCGGCGCCGGGTCCGCCTGGCGGCCCTGGAGCAGGTGCTGCCGCGAGGACGGGTCACGCTGGCGCTGGTCAACGCGCTCGAGCGAGTGGAGCGAAGCGCCGAGGGACGAACGGCCCGGCTGGGCGGCCTGGACGTCCGTCGGCAGGGGCGACGACTCCGGATCGTCGCGGCAGGGTCGGGTGACATACCCCGGCCTTCCCGAAAGGGTCGCACCCACCGGGAGAGGTCGGCGTCGAGTGGGAGCGGCCGGGGCGAACTGGTCGAGCGGGTCGTGGCGGTGCCAGGGACGCTCGAGGTGGAGGACGCCGGAATCTGCATGGTGGCGTCAGTCCTCCGACGCGAGGCGTGGGAGGCCGACGCTGGACCGTTGGCGCCAGGCACCTGGGCCGTGGCCCTCGATGCTGACCGCGTCGGCACGATCATTCGGGTCCGAGGGCGGCGTCCGGGAGACCGGATGCGGCCGGTTGGCGCCCCGGGCAGTCAGAAGATCCAGGACTTGATGGTGAACAGGAAGGTGCCCCGGCGCGAACGTGACCGGGTGCCAGTCGTGACGACGGAGCTCGGGCAGATTGCGTGGGTGGTTGGCCTCGCAGTCGGCGAGGAATTTGCAGTCCAGCCACACACGACCGCCGTGCTACTCTTGCAAGCCACGCGGTCAGGAGGAAAGGCTTGA
- a CDS encoding acyl carrier protein: protein MTDAQIERVLLRVAEAARREPGSVNVEHTFEDIALDSLSAVSLAGDLEEEFDVTLPNEEILRLRTVADAIACLDRALAPRDDA from the coding sequence ATGACTGATGCACAGATCGAACGCGTGCTGCTCCGAGTGGCGGAAGCAGCCCGGCGCGAGCCGGGTTCAGTGAACGTCGAACACACGTTCGAGGACATCGCCCTCGACTCGCTGTCGGCCGTCAGCCTGGCCGGTGACCTCGAGGAGGAGTTCGACGTGACACTCCCCAATGAGGAGATCCTGCGCTTGCGAACCGTCGCAGACGCCATCGCGTGCCTCGACCGCGCGCTCGCGCCGCGCGACGACGCATGA
- a CDS encoding aldo/keto reductase family oxidoreductase translates to MTRTRLSGAGPECSRIIYGTWRLLDTKPSAQEINRRLHACVEHGITTIDTAEIYGGYEVEKALGEALALSPGLRDRLEIVTKAGIYVPNAYHPERRTAHYNATGPRLVKSLEKSLRWLGTDHVDLFLVHRPDWLTRADDTAAGLNALLRDGRIRAAGVSNYTAPQFDLLDSLMDQPLATNQIEFHLLHMAPILDGTLHQCEKRGILPMAWSPLAGGRLFDATHPAAARLAATATAMSSRYGGATLEQLAYAWILAHPSRPVVVIGTNKLERIAAAAQADAIVLEREDWYALWEAAQGQQIP, encoded by the coding sequence ATGACTCGAACACGACTCAGCGGCGCGGGTCCCGAGTGCTCGCGCATCATCTACGGCACCTGGCGACTGCTCGACACGAAGCCTTCCGCGCAGGAGATCAACAGACGGCTGCACGCGTGCGTCGAGCACGGGATCACCACGATCGACACCGCCGAGATCTACGGCGGGTACGAGGTGGAGAAGGCCCTCGGCGAAGCGCTCGCGCTCTCGCCAGGCCTGCGCGACCGGCTCGAGATCGTCACCAAGGCGGGCATCTACGTGCCCAACGCCTACCACCCGGAGCGGCGGACCGCGCACTACAACGCCACCGGCCCGCGGCTCGTCAAGAGCCTCGAGAAGTCGCTGCGCTGGCTCGGCACCGACCACGTGGACCTGTTCCTGGTGCACCGGCCCGACTGGCTCACGCGCGCCGACGACACGGCAGCCGGCCTCAACGCCCTGCTGCGCGACGGCAGGATCCGCGCAGCCGGCGTGTCCAACTACACGGCCCCGCAGTTCGACCTGCTCGACAGCCTGATGGACCAGCCGCTGGCGACCAACCAGATCGAGTTCCACCTGCTGCACATGGCTCCGATCCTCGACGGCACGCTGCACCAGTGCGAGAAGCGCGGCATCCTGCCGATGGCGTGGAGCCCACTCGCCGGCGGACGGCTGTTCGACGCCACCCACCCGGCGGCCGCACGACTGGCAGCGACCGCGACGGCCATGTCCTCGCGCTACGGCGGCGCAACCCTCGAGCAGCTCGCCTACGCGTGGATCCTCGCGCACCCGAGCCGGCCGGTCGTCGTCATCGGCACCAACAAGCTCGAACGCATCGCCGCGGCGGCGCAGGCCGACGCCATCGTCCTCGAGCGCGAGGACTGGTATGCCCTCTGGGAGGCCGCGCAAGGCCAGCAGATTCCTTGA